The sequence GGGCGATTTACGCGATCGTCGGGCTGGCGGTGGCCTACGTGTCCTACCGCCGCGGCCGAGTGCCGCTGATGAGTTCCATCCTTATGCCGCTGTTTGGAAACAAAGATACGGACTCGTGGCAGGGCCGGCTTATCGATGGCCTCGCCATCATCGCCACCCTCTTCGGCACGGCGGCCACCCTGGGCATCGGCGCGTTGCAGATCTCGCGCGGCGTTGAGGTGGTCTCGGGCTGGTCGCCGGAGGGTAACGCGTTGGCGCTGGGCATTATCGTGGTGCTGTCTATCGGCACGATTGCCTCGGCGGTCTCGGGCGTGGCTAAGGGCATCCGCTGGCTGTCCAACATCAACTTGGCCTTCGCGCTGGGTATTGCCATCTTCTTCTTCGTCGTGGGGCCGACCGCCTTTTTGGCCAACATGGCGGTGCCGGTCGTTATCGAGTACCTGTCTGAGATGCCGGACATGCTCGCCGCCAACATGGGCGAGGGCGAAGAGATGCAGAAGTTCCTGTCGTCGTGGACCACCTTCTACTGGGCATGGTGGGTCTCCTGGTCGCCGTTCGTCGGGGTCTTCGTGGCGAAGATTTCGCGCGGCCGCACAATCCGCCAGTACATCCTGGGCGTGCTGTTCATTCCGTCGGCCATCATCGTCGGCGCCTACACCATCCTGGGCGGCACGGCCATTTGGATCCAGCACAATTCCCAGGCCATTGCCCCAGACGGGACGGCGGACTCGCTTCCCGCACCGGAAGAAATCTTCTTCGTCGTGCTGGATAACCTGCCCGGCGCGCACATCGTGGCGCCGATTGTCATCCTCATGCTCGTAGTCTTTTTCGTCACCACGTCCGACTCGGCCTCGTTGGTGAACTCTCAGATGACGCAGCGCGGCAATCCCAAGCCGAATCCATGGATCACAGTCTTCTGGGTGCTGTGCATGGCGGGCATCGCGGTGGTCATCTTGCTCGCCGGCGGGCGGGATGCGCTGCAAGGACTGCAGAACCTCATCACGATTACCGCGCTGCCGTTCGCGGTCATCATCGTGCTGATGACCGTTGCGTTGGTGAAAGAACTGCGCCACGACCCGTACACCATCCGCCGCCACTACGGCGAGGAGGCCGTCTCAAACGCCGTCGTGCGCGGCACACGCGAGCACGGCGATAATTGGGCGCTAGCTATCGAACCGACGGCCCCAGACTCCGAGTACGCCACCGGCAGCGACTTCGAGTCCACCGCGGACGAGTACACCGATTGGTACGCCCGCACCGACGAGGACGGAAACGCCGTCGGCTACGACTACCAGTCAGGGGAATACGTCGACGACGACCCGACGGTCGAGGACGGGGAGTTTATTTCCCGGAGCTAAAAAGCTTCGTCACCGCGAGCACGACCGCGCCGACGATGAGGCCGGCGACCATCGCGCAGCCGGTCTCCACAAACCACGAGGAGCCGAGCGAGGCAATGAACTGCTCCGGCTGGTCGATGCCGAACTTGGCCAGGCCACTGACGATGATGTGCCCGCCGACCCACAGCATCGCGGCGGTGCCCACAATGCCGATGATTTGCAGCAGCACGGGCATGGCCTTGACGAGGCCACGGCCAACCGCCGACTTCCCGTCGGAGCGCTCCAGCATGCCCATGCCGATGTCGTCCATCTTGACCAAGAGCGCGACCGCGCCGTAGACGCCGGCGGTCATGATGATGCCGACCAAGACGAGCGTGCTCACCCGCAGCCACAGCGGCTCGTCGATGATGGTGCTCAGCGAGATGATCATGATCTCGGCGGACAGGATGAGGTCGGTGCGGATGGCGGAGTTGACCATCTCGTCCTCGCTGGCGGCCGCCTCATCTTCCTCGTCCGCGCCGCCGGATATTTTCTCCCAGATCTTCTCCGCGCCCTCGTAGGTGAGGTAGGTACCGCCGACCATGAGGATCGGCGTGAGCGCCCACGGTGCGAGCCAGGAGAGCAGCAGCGCGATGGGCAGGATGATAAGCAGCTTGTTGCGCAGCGAGCCTTTCGTGATCTTCCAGATGGCGGGCAGCTCGCGGGAGGGCTTGATGCCGGAAAGGTACTGCGGGGTGACCGCGGTGTCGTCGATGACCACTCCGGCCGCTTTGGTGGAGGTGGCGGCGGCGGAGCGGGCGATTAGGGCGACATCGTCAAGCAAAGCCAAAAGGCCGCCGGCCATGGGCTACTCCTTACATAGGTGGGGTCAGTTGGACACTGTCGGCCCATGATAACCGCACCCCGCGCGAGGCGAGCCACGCCATGACGTCGTCGCCGTGGCGCGTGATTCCCTCTACGGCGTCGAGGGTGGTGTCGATGGCCAGCTCCGCCTCGCGGGCCGTAATCAGCCCGGCGGCGGTGGCCTCGGACAGCTCGTCGGTGTCGAGGACTTCGACAGGAGTGCCGGTCACGCTCACCAGGTCGAGGTAGAGGTCCCGGGTGGTCCAGGTATCGCCGTGCTTGGCGATGTCCGCGATGTCCACGTAGAAGTCCTGCGCGGCCGGCTCGCGGAAGTGGAAGATGCTCACCCGCAGGTTGAAGTCGGGCAGCAGCCACGACTCGAGGTAGCCGAACTTGGGGTGATCGGCGCCGCGGGCCATGTAGAGGCCGAAGTCGGTGACGCGGTACTCGTCGACGGTGCGGCGGAAACCTTTGGGGTCGACGTTGACGTGTGCTGCGACGTCGAACGTTTCCTCTTTGACGGGGTGGGTGCCCATGGGGTGGTGCGCTACTTGTTGTCGATGAACGCCGCGGTGGGCATGAACCCGCAGGTTTCTTTCTCGGTGTGCAAGGTGCCGTGCAGCCAGGCGATGGTCAGGCCCTTGCCGGTCTTGGCGGTCCCCGACACGGTGCCCGGGCCGTCCGGGTTGATGCCGTGGTTCTCCAGGGAGGTCTCGCCGCCTTGGAGGGTGGTCAAGTTGAACCACTGGACGCGCATGTCGCCCTGGTCCTTGGCCGCGGGAGCGGTGCCCAGACCAGTGAACAGGAACGTGGTCTCGCCCTCTGCGGCGCCGGGGGCGGGGATCTCGCTCGGGCCGGGGACGGCGATGGCGGAGCCGACCGCGTCGGACTGGCCGTCAATGCAGCGGCCGGAGACGGTGGGCCAGACGAACTGGCGGAAGTTCGGGCCGTTTTCGGGCAGCTTGGCGCCCGGTTCGCCGCCGCCGTCACCGCGGGCGAAGGCGAGGGCGCTGAGCGCGGCGTTGCGGAGGTCTTCCGGGACCCACGGCTGGTTGACGAAGTCGCGGATGGCCTGCGCGGTCTCGTCGGTGGGGCGGCCGAGCTCGTCCAGCGGGCTGGCGGGCAGCTGCAGCTGGGCGGACGGGGCGGGTGCGGGTGCTGCGGTGGCTGTCGCGGGCAGCACGAGGGCAGCGCTGAGGGCCAGCGCGGCGGTCATGGTCTTACGGCTCAAGCTCACGGCAGCGAATCCTAACACGTCTCACAAGTCACAGAAGTTATCTCAAGTACACAATATTCACTTTTTGGCGGCCGTCAAGGTGCGTCCGGGGAGTCGGGGAGTAAAATCGGCGCCCGTTGTTCCCTGCAGGGCACCGCTGTCTATACTGCAGGCGCTTCTACAGACCAAGGCAGTCAACGCTTATTGCAAGCAATCTAAGGAGATTTCCTTCAGTGACACACACCGAGTTCCGTAACGTAGCCATCGTCGCGCACGTCGACCATGGCAAGACCACCCTCGTGAACGGCATGCTGGAGCAGTCGGGCGCCTTCGGTGACCACGGCGAGGTTGCCGATCGCGCCATGGACTCCGGTGACCTGGAGAAGGAAAAGGGTATTACCATTCTGGCCAAGAACACGGCCATTACCCGTAAGGGCCTGGGCAAGGATGGCGCCGACCTCATCATCAACGTCATCGACACCCCGGGCCACGCCGACTTCGGCGGCGAGGTCGAGCGCGGCCTGTCGATGGTCGATGGTGTCGTCCTCTTGGTCGACGCCTCCGAGGGCCCGCTCCCGCAGACCCGCTTCGTGCTGACCAAGGCGCTGGAAGCCAAGCTGCCGGTCATCATCGCCGTGAACAAGACGGACCGCCCGGACGCCCGCATCGAGGAAGTCGTCACCGAGTCGCAGGACCTCCTGCTGGAAATCGCGGCCGGCCTGGACGATCCGGAAGCCGCGGCGGCCGCCGAGGAGCTTCTGGATCTCCCGGTTCTCTACGCCTCCGGCCGCGCCGGCAAGGCCTCCACCGAGAACCCGGGTGACGGCAATGAGCCGGACGCGCCGGATCTGCAGAAGCTTTTCGATGTCATCTACCACGTCTTGCCGGAGCCGTCGGCCACCGTCGACGCCCCGCTGCAGGCGCACGTGACCAACCTGGACTCCTCGTCCTTCCTGGGCCGCATTGGTCTGCTGCGCATCCACAAGGGTGTCATCAAGAAGGGGCAGCAGGTCGCGTGGATCCACTACGACGAGGACGGCGAGCAGCACGTCAAGAACGTCAAGATCGCCGAGCTGCTGCGCACCGTCGGCTTCGAGCGCCAGCCCACCGATGAGGCGATCGCCGGCGACATTGTCGCCATCTCCGGCATCCCGGAGATCATGATCGGCGACACCCTGGCGGACCCGGAGCACCCGGACCCGCTGCCGCGCATCAAGGTCGACGAGCCGGCCATTTCCATGACAATCGGCGTGAACACCTCGCCGATGGCCGGCCGCGGCGGTGGCGACAAGCTCACCGCCCGCATGATCAAGGCCCGCCTGGACCAGGAGCTCATCGGTAACGTCTCCCTGCGCGTGCTGCCGACCGAGCGCCCGGATGCCTGGGAGGTCCAGGGCCGCGGTGAGATGGCGCTGTCCGTGCTCATCGAGACGATGCGCCGCGAGGGCTTCGAGCTGACCGTGGGCAAGCCGGAGGTGGTCACCCGCGAGATCGACGGCAAGACCTACGAGCCGTACGAGATCATGGTCATCGACACCCCGTCCGAGCACCAGGGCGCGGTCACGCAGCTCATGGCCACCCGCAAGGGCCAGATGCAGTCCATGGACGTCCGCGAGGGCGACTGGATCCGCATGGAGTTCCGCATCCCGGCCCGCGGCCTCATTGGCTTCCGCACCACCTTCCTCACCGAGACCCGCGGCGCGGGCATCGCCAACTCCTACTCGGACGGCATGGACGTCTGGGCGGGCGAGATCCAGGATCGCCCAAACGGCTCCCTCGTCGCCGACCGCACCGGCCAGATCACCCAGTACGCGCTGCAGCAGCTGGCAGACCGCGGCGAGTTCTTCGTCGAGCCGGGCATGGAGGCCTACGAGGGCATGGTCGTCGGCGCGAACAACCGCGACGAGGACATGGACATCAACATCACCAAGGAAAAGAAGCTCACCAACATGCGTGCGGCGTCCGCCGACACCACGGTGACCTTGGCCAAGGCGCGGGCGCTCAGCTTGGACGAGGCCCTGGAGTTCTGTGGCCACGACGAGTGCGTCGAGGTCGGCCCGGACGTTCTGCGCGTGCGCAAGGTAGAGCTGTCCGCCACCGACCGCGCCCGCGCCCGCGCTCGCGCGAAGCAGAAGAACAAGTAAGCCGAGTCGGCTAGGCGTCATGCGCGCACCCATCCGTGTGGCGGCGGTAGGCGCCGTGGGCATCGTCACGCTCGCGGCGTGCGTGGCCAACCCCGGCCCGCCGCCAGTGGTGGAGCACTCGGACGAGACCCCGAGTTCGAGCGCCGCCGCCACCACCACGACGACTACCGAGCCGCCGGTGGACGATGCCGACGCCGGTCGCAGCACCGTTGCCATCGGCGTCGATCCGTTGAGCAGCGGTTTGAATCCGCATCTGCGGGCGAACAACTCGGAGCTGGTCAATGGAATCGCGGATGTGGTGCTGCCGTCCGCCTTTCACGGCGGGCAGATGGACACCGACGTCCTCGACTCCGCAGCGGAGGTCCCGGCCCCGGACGGGGTGGCGCAGCGCGTGCGCTATGTCATCTCGGACGCCGCCCAGTGGTCCGACGGCACGCCGATTACCGGCGCGGACTTCGAGTACCTCTGGCGCTCGATGGTGGACACCCCCGACGCGGTGGGGGCGTCGGGGTACCGCGCGATCAAAGACATCCGCACTTCGAAAGGCGGGCGGATCGTCACCGTGGACTTCGACCACTATGTCGCGGACTGGCGGATCCTGTTTACTCACCTCCTGCCGTCCCACCTGGTCAAGGACGAGGACTTTTCCACCGTGCTGGCGCAGGGAATCCCGGCCTCGGCCGGCGCCTTCCTCGTCGACTCCGTGGACCGCGGGCGCGGGGTTATCACCCTGAACCGCAACGACCGCTTCTGGGGCAAAGACCCCGCCAAGGTGGACGTGGTGCAGTTGCGGTTTATCCGCTCGTCGGCGCAAGCCGTCGACATGGTGCGCTCCGGCCAGATCGAGGCTGCCGATCTCACGCCGGGGGAGACGACGGTGGAGTCGCTGGAGCTCATCCCGGACATCGACACGCACGTGGTGCAGCGCCCGCGCCAGTTGCGGTTGCACATGGGCGAGCAGCTTGGCGATGTCGAAGAGCGCCGCGACCTTGCCAGTCTCGTCGACACCGAACAGCTCGCCCGCCTGGCCACGGGCCGGAGCAACCACCTGGAGCCCGCCCGCGGCGGCAAGGCCGTTATCGGCGAGCGGGATCTTAAAGCCCTGCGGGAGCGGGCGGAGAAGCGGCCGGTGCGCATCGCGGCGGACCCCAGCGACGCGGTGGCCAACGCGGCCGCCCACACGCTGGCCGATGTCCTCGCGCAGCACGGCATCCCCGCCACGGTGGAGGAGGAGCGGCTATCCACCATCACCTCGCGGCTTAACCCCGCCGGTGCGGTGGACGCGTACTTTTCGTGGGACGATACGTTCGCGACATCGTTTAGCGTCGGCGATGACCTGACGTGCGCGCTCGACCAGGACGCGGACTCGGCGCCGTGCCCGGCGGAGACCCCGGAGTACCTGTGGGACGTGCTCGCCGGCGCGGTGGGAGCGAACGAGGCGGCGCAGCAGGTCAACCGCTTCGACGAGGCGGCGGCGTTGCGGGTGCCCATCTTGAACGAGACGCGCCTGCGCGTGGGAGATTTAGATGTCCGCGGCGTCGCGGGCTGGGAAGGAGCAGACAAATGACGCGCGATCTAGTGGGCTACCGCGTGGTGGCGGTGCACGCCCACCCGGACGACGAGGCGCTGTTTACCGGCGGCACGCTGGCTGATTTCGCCCGCCGGGGCGCGGAAGTCACTGTCATCACGGCCACGCTGGGCGAGGAAGGCGAGGTCATCGGCGACCGCCTGCAGGGGCTCGTGGTGGACGCCGCGGACCAGCTCGGCGGCGCCCGCGTGCGCGAACTCGACGAATCCCTGCGGGCGCTCGGCGTCCGCGGCATCCAGCTCGGCGGCTTCGGGCACTTCCGCGACTCCGGCATGGACGGCGACGCAAGCCCGCGGTCGCTGGTCGGCCGCGTGGACGAGGCCGCCGAGCTGCTGCGCGCGGAGCTGGACCGGCTGGACCCGCACATCATCCTCACCTACGGGCCGGATGGCGGCTACGGGCACCCGGACCACATCGCGGTGCACAAAGCCACGCACCTGGCGGCGGGTAACACCCCGGTGTGGTGGTGTATTTACCATCGCCCGTCCTTCTACGCCGCGCTGGAGAACATCACCCCGCCGCCGCAGTGGGAGTTTCCGGACCAGGCGTACCTGGACAACTACACCAACGCGGACTTCGACGTCGAAATCCCCCTCGACGACGCCGCCCTGGATGCCAAGCGCCGCGCACTGGCCGCGCACCCGACCCAGATCTGGGTGGGCGACGGCACGGTGACGCCTACAAACCCGGAAGCGGCCTGGGCGGTGTGCCAGAACCCGGCGGAAGCGCCGTTCGCCTACGCGCTGTCGAACCGGCTAATGATGCCGGTGCTGCGCCGCGAGCACTACCAGTGGGGTGGCGAGGGGCCGGCGCCGGCATCGCTTGTCGAGGAGGCTGACCGTGGCTGATGCAGCTCGCCCGCGCCGTGACTACTCCCGCGCCGAGGCCGTAGGCGGGTTGTTTTGGCTCTGCCTCGGAGCGCTGATGTCGCTGCTTTTGGAGGTCGTCTACCTCGGCGCGACGATTCCGGTGGGAGAGGGCCGGCACCTGCCCTTCCCGGTGACCATCGTCATCGCCTTCCTGTTCAACTGGGTGCTTGCCCGGACCGCCCGGCTGTGGAGCGCGCACTTTTGCTCGGAGGCGCTCGTGACGGCGGTCCCGGTCATCGCCTGGGGCTTGGGGTTCCTGTTCTTCGTCTTCACCGAGGCACTCGGCGGCGATCAGATGCTGGGAAATAATATTCGCACGTTGCTGCTGTTATTGGCCGGCATCCTGGGTGGCGTTTGGCCTCTTTTGGCGCGCAAGTGACATACTGTTTTCCATCCCGATAACCTGACTTCAGGAGAACCACACCTATGACTTACACGATTGCCCAGCCCTGCGTGGATGTGCTGGATCGTTCCTGCGTCGAGGAATGCCCGGTCGACTGCATTTACGAGGGAAAGCGCATGCTCTACATCCACCCCGATGAGTGTGTGGATTGCGGCGCGTGCGAGCCGGCATGCCCGGTCGAGGCGATCTTCTACGAAGACGACGTGCCGGACGAGTGGATCGAATACAACGACGCCAACGCGGCCTTCTTCGACGATCTCGGATCCCCGGGCGGAGCCGCTGCAGTGGGCCCGCAGGACTTCGATGCGGAGTTCATCGAAAAGCTGCCCCCGCAAAACCAGGAGTAGTACCTCGTGACGGCACGCACGCCGCTTATCCAACGGCTGCCCGAATTCCCGTGGGACCTTATCGCGGACGCGAAACAGCGCGCCGCCGCGCACCCGGACGGGCTCATTGACCTATCCGTCGGCTCCCCGGTGGACCCCGTCGCCCCGGGCGTGCAGCTGGGGCTGACCGCCGCCGGTGGCAAGACCGGCTACCCGCAGACCGCCGGCACCCCGGAGTTGCGCGACGAGATCGCGGCGGCGCTGCAGCGCCGTTTCGGCATCGCCGGGCTGGGGGAGAAGTCAGTCCTGCCGGTCATCGGGCTGAAAGAGGCCATCGCCTGGCTGCCCACGCTGCTCGGCGTGACCGGCGCCGTGTGCTTCCCGCGGTTGGCGTACCCCACCTACGAGGTCGCCGCGCTCATCGCGGGCGCCACCCCGCGCCGCGGCGACACCCCGGCGGAATTCGGTGACGCCGGCTTGGTTTTCGTCAATTCCCCGTCCAACCCCACGGGCGCGGTGAAGACGGTGGAGGAGCTGCGCGACATCGTCAAGTGGGCGCGGGAGACCGGCGCCATCGTGGCCTCGGACGAGTGCTACCTGGGACTCGGCTACAGCGACGCGAATCCGCCCGTCTCCATCCTGGACGAGCGGGTCTCCGACGGCGATCACACCAGGCTGCTCG is a genomic window of Corynebacterium massiliense DSM 45435 containing:
- the dapC gene encoding succinyldiaminopimelate transaminase, with amino-acid sequence MTARTPLIQRLPEFPWDLIADAKQRAAAHPDGLIDLSVGSPVDPVAPGVQLGLTAAGGKTGYPQTAGTPELRDEIAAALQRRFGIAGLGEKSVLPVIGLKEAIAWLPTLLGVTGAVCFPRLAYPTYEVAALIAGATPRRGDTPAEFGDAGLVFVNSPSNPTGAVKTVEELRDIVKWARETGAIVASDECYLGLGYSDANPPVSILDERVSDGDHTRLLALHSQSKTANMASYRAGFIAGDEDLVQELLTVRKHAGLIVPGPIQAAMVEALRDDASQQLQRHRYASRRAALMRALVDAGFRVEHSDAGMYLWATRGEDGRKSVDWLAERGILVAPGAFYGPDGAEFIRVGLNAADDKVAAAAERIAGR
- a CDS encoding DUF402 domain-containing protein, encoding MGTHPVKEETFDVAAHVNVDPKGFRRTVDEYRVTDFGLYMARGADHPKFGYLESWLLPDFNLRVSIFHFREPAAQDFYVDIADIAKHGDTWTTRDLYLDLVSVTGTPVEVLDTDELSEATAAGLITAREAELAIDTTLDAVEGITRHGDDVMAWLASRGVRLSWADSVQLTPPM
- the fdxA gene encoding ferredoxin — protein: MTYTIAQPCVDVLDRSCVEECPVDCIYEGKRMLYIHPDECVDCGACEPACPVEAIFYEDDVPDEWIEYNDANAAFFDDLGSPGGAAAVGPQDFDAEFIEKLPPQNQE
- a CDS encoding DUF808 domain-containing protein, producing MAGGLLALLDDVALIARSAAATSTKAAGVVIDDTAVTPQYLSGIKPSRELPAIWKITKGSLRNKLLIILPIALLLSWLAPWALTPILMVGGTYLTYEGAEKIWEKISGGADEEDEAAASEDEMVNSAIRTDLILSAEIMIISLSTIIDEPLWLRVSTLVLVGIIMTAGVYGAVALLVKMDDIGMGMLERSDGKSAVGRGLVKAMPVLLQIIGIVGTAAMLWVGGHIIVSGLAKFGIDQPEQFIASLGSSWFVETGCAMVAGLIVGAVVLAVTKLFSSGK
- the typA gene encoding translational GTPase TypA, with translation MTHTEFRNVAIVAHVDHGKTTLVNGMLEQSGAFGDHGEVADRAMDSGDLEKEKGITILAKNTAITRKGLGKDGADLIINVIDTPGHADFGGEVERGLSMVDGVVLLVDASEGPLPQTRFVLTKALEAKLPVIIAVNKTDRPDARIEEVVTESQDLLLEIAAGLDDPEAAAAAEELLDLPVLYASGRAGKASTENPGDGNEPDAPDLQKLFDVIYHVLPEPSATVDAPLQAHVTNLDSSSFLGRIGLLRIHKGVIKKGQQVAWIHYDEDGEQHVKNVKIAELLRTVGFERQPTDEAIAGDIVAISGIPEIMIGDTLADPEHPDPLPRIKVDEPAISMTIGVNTSPMAGRGGGDKLTARMIKARLDQELIGNVSLRVLPTERPDAWEVQGRGEMALSVLIETMRREGFELTVGKPEVVTREIDGKTYEPYEIMVIDTPSEHQGAVTQLMATRKGQMQSMDVREGDWIRMEFRIPARGLIGFRTTFLTETRGAGIANSYSDGMDVWAGEIQDRPNGSLVADRTGQITQYALQQLADRGEFFVEPGMEAYEGMVVGANNRDEDMDINITKEKKLTNMRAASADTTVTLAKARALSLDEALEFCGHDECVEVGPDVLRVRKVELSATDRARARARAKQKNK
- a CDS encoding ABC transporter family substrate-binding protein — protein: MRAPIRVAAVGAVGIVTLAACVANPGPPPVVEHSDETPSSSAAATTTTTTEPPVDDADAGRSTVAIGVDPLSSGLNPHLRANNSELVNGIADVVLPSAFHGGQMDTDVLDSAAEVPAPDGVAQRVRYVISDAAQWSDGTPITGADFEYLWRSMVDTPDAVGASGYRAIKDIRTSKGGRIVTVDFDHYVADWRILFTHLLPSHLVKDEDFSTVLAQGIPASAGAFLVDSVDRGRGVITLNRNDRFWGKDPAKVDVVQLRFIRSSAQAVDMVRSGQIEAADLTPGETTVESLELIPDIDTHVVQRPRQLRLHMGEQLGDVEERRDLASLVDTEQLARLATGRSNHLEPARGGKAVIGERDLKALRERAEKRPVRIAADPSDAVANAAAHTLADVLAQHGIPATVEEERLSTITSRLNPAGAVDAYFSWDDTFATSFSVGDDLTCALDQDADSAPCPAETPEYLWDVLAGAVGANEAAQQVNRFDEAAALRVPILNETRLRVGDLDVRGVAGWEGADK
- a CDS encoding BCCT family transporter, with the protein product MSIEDQKVRYGVDKVILTAVGGAVVAFIAWGIIAPQQVFDVSSVALDWVMRNLGWIFTLLAAGLMFFLLILAFTRYGKIPLGLDGEKPEYSTISWAAMLFGAGIGIGIIFFGPYEPLSHYLSPRPGAYEAGTSEAMLKAMAQSAMHWGINAWAIYAIVGLAVAYVSYRRGRVPLMSSILMPLFGNKDTDSWQGRLIDGLAIIATLFGTAATLGIGALQISRGVEVVSGWSPEGNALALGIIVVLSIGTIASAVSGVAKGIRWLSNINLAFALGIAIFFFVVGPTAFLANMAVPVVIEYLSEMPDMLAANMGEGEEMQKFLSSWTTFYWAWWVSWSPFVGVFVAKISRGRTIRQYILGVLFIPSAIIVGAYTILGGTAIWIQHNSQAIAPDGTADSLPAPEEIFFVVLDNLPGAHIVAPIVILMLVVFFVTTSDSASLVNSQMTQRGNPKPNPWITVFWVLCMAGIAVVILLAGGRDALQGLQNLITITALPFAVIIVLMTVALVKELRHDPYTIRRHYGEEAVSNAVVRGTREHGDNWALAIEPTAPDSEYATGSDFESTADEYTDWYARTDEDGNAVGYDYQSGEYVDDDPTVEDGEFISRS
- a CDS encoding PIG-L family deacetylase, whose product is MTRDLVGYRVVAVHAHPDDEALFTGGTLADFARRGAEVTVITATLGEEGEVIGDRLQGLVVDAADQLGGARVRELDESLRALGVRGIQLGGFGHFRDSGMDGDASPRSLVGRVDEAAELLRAELDRLDPHIILTYGPDGGYGHPDHIAVHKATHLAAGNTPVWWCIYHRPSFYAALENITPPPQWEFPDQAYLDNYTNADFDVEIPLDDAALDAKRRALAAHPTQIWVGDGTVTPTNPEAAWAVCQNPAEAPFAYALSNRLMMPVLRREHYQWGGEGPAPASLVEEADRG